One Triticum dicoccoides isolate Atlit2015 ecotype Zavitan chromosome 3B, WEW_v2.0, whole genome shotgun sequence genomic window, GATGAGATGAATCTCATGGCACAGCCTTTGgttcatgttcatgttgttcatagaaaccaaaagaaaataaaaaaaacaccaGTTTCAGTTAGAAAGTCTCTGGCAATGCAGAATCGTCAACCCCTATGGTCCAGTAAACAGCCAGTTTAGTTTATCTAGCTTCGATTTGGTTTCTAACTTATCGCGTACTGTTGAAAATTTGAGCCGCATGTTTGCAGACGTTCAGCGACACTTCCATTCTTTTTTGCTCTTTGCATGGATTAGTTGATGGGCTAACCAAGCAAGCTACTATACGGATTGCAGTTAGTAGCAGGTGAAAcagatgggagatggtagcgcgggatatcttcaaccggtttggatgacggtcatgtaataggataggtgattagtttacctatctctctatattatgccagccggttgtggtgtCTGGGCCTTGTTTTATTTCGCTAGCTCTTTGTGAGCCAGCCTCCTTTGTTGCAGCACATTGCAAGACATTGTTGAAccactttatttatttataaatgtggccgcatgcatcactcagatgcagaggccggggagtcccccttttcgaaaaaagcaGGGGAAACAGAGAGAGCAAGTAAGCAGTGAGTCACCTTGGCACTTGGCGAGGTCGGTGGCGCCGCAGGAGTCACAGTGGCCGAGCTGCAGCGGCAGGCCCAGCGTGGGGTTCCCGGCCAGCTGGCTCGGGTGCGTCACCGGGAACTCCTCCTCCATCGGCTGCGCCCTCACCTGCACAATGGTGGCGACCATCAATGTCGGATGTTTTGCTCTGAAGGTGCAAAGATGAAGaacgaggaggagaagatgaagaggcCATGGTTGGTTGGAACgaaggagaagaaagagaagtGGAGGGAGAAGAAAGGCTTGGTCATTACGATCTCCTGGTTGGAGGCGACGGCGAGCCTGATGCAGGTGACCGTGCCCTCCGCGATGAACGCAGGGTCGTCGCCGGCCTCCATCGCCGTCTCTGTCTCCATCATCGCCGGCGCTGAGGCCGAGCTGCGCCGATGGATGGATTGATGGTCGGCCGGAAGAAAGTTGAGTGAGAGTGAGAGCGAGGGAGCTGCGCTACGCCGCTACCACAGCAGTACGCAGTTAAGTGTATGTCTCCTAAACTAAAAAAAAGGGGCCAAAAAGTGTTGTCTGTTTCGATTCCAGTTTCTTCCGTCTGTTTCTCCAGTTCTCAATTCTTCTCATTTCcaccctcaaaaaaaaaaattctTCTCATTTCCACAAGCGGGCTATTTTCTGATTAAAAAAAACAAGCGGGCTATTTTTCCCCCCTTTTTGGAGTAATCTAAATCAAACTGATACTCCATGTCCTACATTACGTTTTCTTGTCCTCGTGGAACCCATGTCCTACATTAACAAACTAGAATCTTTCCCAAACCATGTCCTGGATTAACTCAATCAATTCAAATCATTTTTCTTTTACAAAAAAAGACTGTATGGGAGGTCCCTATAGAGTATAATTGTTATAACAAATCTTACAAAAACTTCAACTAAATGAAAACTTCCCTTCCCTTGCCTCCCCCTACCCATACCCGAATCAAATCAATATCTTACCAAAAGCTCAACTAAACCAAAACATTCCTTCCCTTTcctacccatactcaaatcaaatctTATCAAAATCTAGAATATGGTGGATGTAAGTTAATGTCAGACATGATTGGCGTCGAACCATATGTATGCCGCCATTGCGACACACACGTAAAATTAGCTAGTTTGTAGAACGTGCGTGATGCACGCAAACATCACAGAGGATTTTGTATTCCGCCAACCATGTGAGGAACTCGGCACACGATGCATTTATTCTCTGTATATATATTCTCTAATGCATGTGATGGTTCCTATCACCGCGCACAATCCGTTCATTTGAATCGCGTGCCAGGTAACACACAAAATTCACATGCAACAATCCTGTGTGTTGACATTGACATGGGTTATTGGACAACTGAAATGTGTGCCATCGCGCACGTTTCTCTTTCAGGCACATACACGGTTCGATTTTTGTAATGTGTGTGATGCATTCATCGCATGCAGTTTGATGCTATCATGTGCGATGGGTGGCTTAATAGTACCATTTTGCACTAGTGACAACTCATTAGGCATGGCAGTAGGAGGCAAGAAAATGTATATTGTACCATTccgagttatttacccaaaaccacaTTAGAGGAACTTGGCACACGATGCATTTATTCTTTGTATACTCTCTATTGTATGTGACAGTTCCTATCACCGCACACGATTCGTTCATTTCAACCGCGTGCCATGTGACACACACAATTCACATGGAACAATCCTGTGTGTTGACATTGACATGGGTTATTGGACAACTGAAATGTGTGCCTAATATTGCACACGAGTCCCTTCCCAATTCTAGCGCAATGGAGTTGCCATCGCACGCGGTTCTCTTTCAGGCACATGGTTCGATTTTTGTAATGTGTGTGATGCATCCATCGCACACAGTTTGATGCTATCATGTGCGATAGGTGGCTTAATAGTACAATTCTGCACTAGTGACAAGTCGTTAGGCTTGACAGTAGGAGACAAGAAAACGAAAATTCGTTTCTGATCCCGTGCTCAGATGGACCCGTCTATTGTCCTCGCGATGTGGGCCTCCTGCCGTATTTCTTGGTCGTATCTCCCGTGTATGTTGTTAAATCAGTTAAGTCGCCTACCACATTTATTACTATCTGTTGAGGAGATCGCCGTCCAGGTCCTTAACAATACAAATGGAATAGAGACTTTTCTGAGCCTACCTGGTCTGTCGCGGACGACGGATCCATCAAACATGATCTTAGCATACCACATCTACCTCCGCTCCTCACTCCTTCCTTCTGTTCTCCAGATCACCTTTCTCCTCCGAATACCCATGTACGCCTGGCCAAAACACCAGATGTCGGCATCAGGATCTTGTCCTCAATCGCGCATCGTCAGGAACTCCTCCCCGTCGCCTGCTGGTTGTGTGGAGATAGGCTCGACACATCCATCACTAGGCGGCTGCAGGAGCAATTCATTACCCAGATGTCTGCTAGTTCTACATGCAAGCCACCACTTGACCATACACATTGGGCACCATCAGAGACCAAATCAAATGATAGATAAAACCGCAAGTTATCACATAGCCCTCGTGGTATTACAAAGATAAGTCCAAGCATCCCACTAATTGAACACGTACAATCAAATACAGACTACGGCCtcttttggtttggaggaattttcataggaattctataggataagATTCTTATAGGagtttttcctttagagccctttggttcataggaatgaattcctattcctacataggattggttcctatcctccatatttcataggaaaataaaaatgagcctagactcaatggaaaaattcctttggtgtgaaccaaatgacatgtcTTTTCCTATTCCTATCCAGCCGTAGGTCCGCGGCTGGATAGCTGCAGCCGCGCATGACGAGAACGGACTAAATTCTGAGCCACGTATCTTATGAAATCAAACGTCCTGTTCCCCCCAAAAAACAGCTCAATCAAGCCTATTCTGTGCCACGGGCTGGAACTAACACACAACGGCATTCCGTCAGGGAATCGAAACCAACGCCATGCCTACGCTCTGGACCCACCGTATCCGCACTGTTCTCTACCCCTGCCATGAATACGCTCACTTTTTATAGCTCGCTCTGCACCTATTTTCATCAATCAACATGCCTGGACCTATGGACATGATTTCAGGTCCAGCTGAGCTCGGGCGCTAAAATGCCCTGTCCACAAGAAAATGTATATTGTACCATTCTCAATGATATTGAAAAAATAGTCCTGCAACAACATAAGTTAAGAAGACTAAAATATCACTCGAAAACATAGTTCTCCCTAAGATGGCTGTACATTCCTCATGACCAGTATAAAGgtttctttgaaacatattaagctGGTACGACAAGATATTCATGTTTATCGAAATTCAAAATTTTATTCCTAGTTGCTAAATAGGAGTGTTACACGTGCATACTTAAGTTTCCCCAAGTAGTAGTGGCATGTCAAAAATAGCATCCACGTTCACCTCATCAACCACTTCACCTGACACTTTATTGAACATGTCTGACGTTATCTCCTCAGGTGTAACTCCATCAATTACTTTGGCGCTCCGTACGACAAACTCACCCAGGTGTTGCATGTCCTTTGGTGGATTACTTTGTGGTTGTAATGTTATCACAATGGCACAACTAGATAGTGGTAGCACAATTCCTTTATTCTGTTGTATGCAGTATGGCATCGGGCTCACGGATTGTATAGCGAAGGCAATGGTAGTAGTGGTACCATTGGCTAGATGAAGTAGGCATGATATCTTCTTGTTAAGTTCAAATTGGAAATGTAGCTTAAGCGGCTCAATATCAAGCATATCATCATCCCAACAAGGCCTTACCTACAACAAAAGAGCAATGCATGCATTATTATGAACAAACTCACTAACTTATGATATATCAAATTCTATAACTTGTATGATGTCCAAAGAAAAGGTTGGATGTGTATATAAATAATTTAAGATGCTTCTAGAAATCTTACACCCCTACTTAAATAAATTTAGTAAGCATAGTTTTGATATTGATGACCAAAGCAACATTGGAAAACCATTCAAGAAACAACACCTAAAGTACTTGTCAAAAACTAATAGGGATCCTGATGACATAGGAATGATATAAGCTTACCTGGTCAACATAAAATTCATCAGCGTTGTTGTTTTGTCCAAAAGTACCTTCATTTCTGTCGATGTCATGTATTACGTCTCGTATAAATGGCCGTCTGTATGGGTCACTTTCCTGACAATGTAGGCCTATTCCGATGCATTTAGTTATTTGTAATTTCTGGTAAGACCATGGTGTTTCCTTCAGTGATTTATtccatctatgtctccatcttctcAGTACCTACCATTTCACATAGCTTATTTAGGACAAAGCAAAAATACAGAATCTAGATGTAAGTATACACGCTCGCTCATTTTTCTTATTACACAAAGAGTCTAAATAGTTGTGTTCCTGGCCCAAACTTCCCACTCAAACACCTACAAAGgatgccaggaggaggaggaggaaataacaacattcacagggGCACCATATCTTGAAGATGTCCCTCCACTGACGATAAATCGACCCTAGCATGCCCAAATTTGTCCGAAAAGATGCTGCTAAGCATGACCCTGGGTATTTGGGTGGCTAGTTCCTAAAGAAACTTGAAAAAATGGTGGTGGATATTTGAGTTAGCAAGAGGCCAGGGGTGTAGATACAGGGGTGCTTTATACGACCATGTGGTAATGAGGAACATAACATTAATGGCGTAGACAAAGGCCAGAGGCCAATAATCCCTGAGCGATCGTGAGAGCTCTCTTGTTCTAGGGGCTTTGAGTGCAAAGGATCACCTTGTTTAAATTGTTATTCTGATACAAAAAAAATATGCGATGAAGTAGCCTATTAATATATTATGCCAATTTAGTAGCATTATATGGATAAATACTAACAATATGCATATTACCATGTTTCTAGCCAACTTCAAGAAAGGGACCATCAGATAAGACTATTCTTACATTATTGTTGTCGGGGATATCTTTATATCCTGTCACCAGTTCAATGATTATTACACCCAAGCTATACATGTCTGATTTGACTGACATCTTACCACCAAGTAGGTATTCCGGAGAGCAATATCCTCTGCACAAAAATACGGTAATTTTAATACATGATCCTATAAGGAGAATGCAAGAGAGTAAATGCCCCAAAAACAATTGGTTCTTTTAATGCACAACTTACAATGTTACACAACGTTTTGCGTCCATTGTTTGTGATTTTTCATCCAGTCTTGATAATCCAAAGTCTGAGATTTTTGCCACCATGTCTTTATCTAGAAGTATATTGTCAGGTTTCAAATCCatgtgaagaatatgcttttccatGTGTAGGTAATGCAAACCATGAAAAATATGCAAACCATGAAAAATTTGTTTTATTATCTGATAGCGTGTATTCCATTCAAGCCCCCTTAACTCGTCTGCGAAGAGAGAAAAACAATATCAGGAAAGCATGGTGTGGTCTGGCATTTCATTTGTGCATGAAGAATTACAAGCTGATGTATACAATATTATTATTTTCTACTCAATCACTTTAATTTTTGACCGTGACATCTAAGTAGAAGAAAAAGCgattgaacataaaaaggttaagaaaGGAAATGAATTACATGCAACATTATCTTACCAGTAATATATTCACGAAGGCTCCCGTTGCCAATATACTCAAAACAGAGCAGTCTTTCTCTTATCTCGGCGTAAATATATTCTCTTACTCCTTCAATTCGCATTGCCTTTTCCTCGGTACAAGCACAGTATCCAAGAAATCGGACTACATTTTCATGGTTAACATTCAATAGACTGTTAACTTCACGATAAAATAACGTTTCATTGATTGTGTGGTGGCTGAAAATCCTCTTCACAGCAACAATCCCATTTCGGAGCACACCCTGTTGACATCTCTTATCAGTATAAGGAGAATGATCATCTCAGTTGTGAATTTTTAtctctttctttatttatttttccaaAATAGTGGTCCCCAAAGAACTCGATATTGGTAATACACCCACCACCAAACAATCCGGCCTAACAACATGCCACATAAGTTTGCTTTTATCTTGTTGAAGTCAAATTTTGCAGGTGCATAATATCATACATGTACGTAATATTCTTTGCAAAGTCAGTGTTACCTTGTAAACCATTCCAAATCCACCATGACCGATTTCTCTCTCTTCGGAGAAATTTCTGGTGATGTTCTTCAGAAGCTCGAACTGTAGATTCGTCGGCTCCTCTGTGCCATCAAGTATATGCTCGAGCACATCATGTCCCATGCACCTGGCACCCAACAAATTCTTACAAATGGTCGGCTTCCAGTAGAAATTCTCACGACAGTGAGATGAGATAAATCCTCGTAGAGTGATCAAACCTGGAATCGGAAGCCTTGGAGATGTTgccatcaacttcataccttgcacgTCGCTGCTGCAACTCGATGACTAATAAGGCTTCGAGATTATTGAGTTTAAGTGTTCCACGGTGAGTGTTGATATACCGCAGCGGTCCGCGGCATCGGCGGGGGGAATAAGGACGTGGATTGATGTGGAGGATCGGATCTGCAAAGCAAAAGCAACTACATGCCTCCATTGTTAGGAAGAGCCTCAGCGCGGAGACGACCAGCTGCGTGATCACCAGGAGTTGGACAGCTCCGGCCAGGGACGCCATTGTTTCTTTGGGTGTAGCTCGAGAGGCTTTGAATTTGAGCTTTGTGTTGTATATCACCTTGGGCCCTTGGCTGCTAGTTTCCCTCGGGCACTCTTTTGGTTGGTGGGCACAAAGTACGCGTGCAGACTGAGACGGGATTGCTCAGATTTCTCTGGTTAGTCAAGGCTAGTGCCAAGTAGTCGATTAGAATGGTGATAGCTAGACACAAAATGATGACACAAGAGTCGGGTGTCATCTCAACATCAAGGAAAATTACGACCATGACCCTGCACACTGGCCAACGACGACCGACTCTGGGTCGTCTTAAACGCCAAGGGAAATTAATGAATAAAATGCACTTATGTCTTTTTTTTAACAGGGGAAAAAGTTTTGCTTCATCTCATTAAATAAGGAGGAAAACATAGTTTTAAGTGTTACAGGACGATGCAGGACCGACTAAAAGGGATCACTCTCGCAGGAAAATGTTCCCCGAAAATCTAGCCCCAGCAATTACCCACTCTTCGCCTCTTTCATGATTGTTGCGGAAAACCCGTGCATTCCTTTCTTTCCAAATCAGCATCTGTGAAGAGTTGATCCCTTTCTGTTGTATCTTGGTTGCCCTTCGTTTGTGTACGTAGTCTACATCTGATATTTTCTTGAGGGCCAACATTCCCGAGGAAAAGAAAGCCATACGTACATAGTGCTTCACTCCCCTCGACCTGTAATTAATTTCGTCATACTCTTCATCCTGGAGAAGGGAGTACTctctatgtttttttgtttttgttttttgagaatgTACTCTCTCTGGTTTTTAGATACAGCGCCACTATCAAAATAGAATTTGTATCTCTACAGGGAGAATTGATTCAATTTTGCCATGTACGATGATGCTTATTAATGCAAACCTTCCACGCAGACATAGTGAAAGAGAGACCACATGCAACATGTTTAATTAGCACAAAACACGAGATGATTTTCACACAATTAGTTGTGCCATTTATTAGTTTGTTTCTTTTCTTGATATCTGAAAAATAACATCGCGGCCTTGAATACAAAAGCGGAGGGAGCATCCACTTACAAATTAATCCTCAATCTGAAACAATGCGGTTAAAAGTAATACAAACAACAAGACACTAGATCCAGAAGTAACAAAAACCAAAAGGTATCCCTAAAAAAATGTATGAAGATCATCTAAACAACTATCATATGCAGAAACATTTTTCCTGAGAGGAGCGATCAGGAGCGACTTGCACATCCCCTAAAGACGTTTGTGCCGCTGCGGGTTCCCCTGGCCTCCGTCGACCGCTGTAGCTATGGGAGGGTGGAGAACCGTGGATCTGAGTACCCCGGACCATGTCTTGTAGGGTCTTCAAATTATTCATTCCCGATGAAGTTGGAGCAGCTGTGGCAATGTGAATATTGATTTTTGGCTTTTCCTATGTCGTTGTCATTTATCAGAGTGGTGTCGAATTGTTGATAAAGGCCCCGAGTGGACCTTTTTTTCTCGAGGGGTACCAAAATTCACGGTAAccaagaaataccaaaaaaaatcggATGAAATTTTGAATTCTAATTCTTTGAACTCGATATAGGTAAGTATTTAACTCTTAAATACCACCAACCTTGCCCTGCCGTATCAGTTGTTCAACCACAACTGCCGCTTGCTCATATGACACGAGTTCGACCCCTGGTCACTCCCATAATTATAGGGCATCTCCAAAGCTGACCGGCAAATGTATCCAGTATATATTCATTTTTCTGTCCGGACATGGTCCGCGGACATGACACGGGAGGGAGCCATCCAATGCTATTCACAAAGTAAACCGGTTGGGAGGAGAGTATGTAGTTGAGAACCATGCATGTGGTGGAATATAGTGAAGGTTTGAGGGTCCGCTTTGAAGATGTCATGACATCGTTTTTTtaacttttatatcttcaaaaagaaataaaaaaagcgTGAGCCCAGACTCAAACTCGCTTTGCCACTAGGCCATGACCAGTTTTGTTTTTATAGTGGCGTATATTTAACTATAAGGTGagcatttgaattcaaaattttcatAATATTTGAATTTTTTGCTCGCTATGAGTGTGTCTTGAGGGGGTCGATAAACGCGGTAACCACGCGAAATCTCAAAATTTCGTTCGGTAACCAACACGCTGGCTATCACTGCCGATTTTGAAAAAATTGCAGCCAACTTAGAGAGATGGCTATTCTTTCTAAATTCAAGACGGAGTATGGTATAATAAATTACTGATGGCAACTCACAAATTGGATCATT contains:
- the LOC119282620 gene encoding vesicle-associated protein 3-1-like, whose translation is MYSLGVIIIELVTGYKDIPDNNNVLRRWRHRWNKSLKETPWSYQKLQITKCIGIGLHCQESDPYRRPFIRDVIHDIDRNEGTFGQNNNADEFYVDQVRPCWDDDMLDIEPLKLHFQFELNKKISCLLHLANGTTTTIAFAIQSVSPMPYCIQQNKGIVLPLSSCAIVITLQPQSNPPKDMQHLGEFVVRSAKVIDGVTPEEITSDMFNKVSGEVVDEVNVDAIFDMPLLLGET